DNA sequence from the Papio anubis isolate 15944 chromosome 7, Panubis1.0, whole genome shotgun sequence genome:
tgcttcagcctccggagcagctgggattacaagcacgcaccaccacgcccggctaatttttgtatttttagtagagatggggtttcaccatgttggccaggctagtctcgaactcatgacctcaggtgatctgcccaccttggcctcccaaagtgctgggattacaggcatgagctaccatgccatgGCCTTTGTACTATTCTTATTCCTGCATTTTTTCTCTAAGTTTAAAAGTATTTccgcccggcgcggtggctcaagcctgtaatctcagcactttgggaggctgaggcgggtggatcacgaggtcaggagatcaagaccatcctggctaacccggtgaaaacccgtctctactaaaaaaatacaaaaaactagctgggcgaggtggcgggcacctatagtcccagctactccggaggctgaggcaggagaatggcgggaacccggggggcggagcttgcagtgagctgagatccggccactgcactccagcctgggccacagagcgagactccgtctcaaaaaaaaaaaagtatttccaaatGAAAAGTTTAGTTTTTGAAAAGCATTGTTCCTTGTGACACTTAGCCCCCAGCCGTAGAAACACTGGGGGTGGGGGTATATATCAGAAGGGCTTGACTTTAGCAAGAACAGAATgctggacaaggtggctcatgcctgtaatcccctttgggaggctgaggtgggaggatggtttaaggccagcagtttgagaccagcctgagcaacatagcaggaccatatctctaataataataataataataataataataatgggggccgggagtggtggctcatgcctgtaatcccagcactttgggaggccaaggtgggtggatcacgaggtcagcagttcgagaccagcctgaccaacatggtgaaaccccatctctactaaaaatacaaaaaattagctgggtgtggtggcgggcgcctataatcccagcgacttgggaggctgaggcaggagactagcttgaaaccggaaggtggaggttgcagtgagccgagattgcgccactgcactctagcctgggcattaagagcaaaactccatctcaataataataataagaagaagaagaagcagcaatAATGGAGCACCAGGAGCAGGCAGTATCCCAGCCCAGCTTATGGAATGGGGGCCCTAGTACCGAGTTTGGGGGACTGGTGATGCCAATCACCAACTGCTGTCTTGGAGAAGGGCAGCCCTGGAGCTGGCACCCACAACAACAAACAGGCTTGAGGCAGTGAAGTTCCATAAAAATGGATTTATTGCCAAACTTTAAGAAAGGCGCTTCATAAGCAGAAGACACAGAATGCCACCCTCTTCAAGGAGGCAAGCACAGAATGCCACCTTCCTCAAGGAGGCAAGCTAGGCAGgccctgcatgttctcactcctctCCCGGAAGCCAGCTTCCTGCCTAGGGCCCAGGCTGCTAAGGGATGGAAATTAATAGCATTTGGTCACTTGAGGTGGCCTCAGGGAGAGTGGCTAGGCCTAAACTTGTGACCTACATGCAGGGTCTCTGCACCCACAGACTCTGCCCTCAGTCCAGCTGCTGCAGTTAGCTACTTGACagaggagggaactgaggctccaATTCCTGGCAGTAGTTGGCTTGGTTAAAGCCCCAGCCAGCCATGGTTGctggtgggggaagggaagatGGCAGGGGATCACATGATTGGGCACCTGATGTCCTTCTTGCTCTTGTCCTGGAGCAGATGGAGGGAAAGGCAGACTGTGGCATGGGGGCCCAGTTTGTGCAAGGAGGCCGATGGGGGCTCCCAAGCCAGCGCACTGCTGCTCACCTCTGCTCCTGCCCCATGCAGCCATAGAGGACATCTGCCCCTCCTGATCCTTGATTACTACCTCAAAAACAAAGTGACAGTACAATAACGAAGGCATTGACCTGTGCAGCAAGCCTCAGCGGGCTCGGGGAAGGGGGCAGAAAGACCAGGGCATGTTGCTGTgaccctccctttctctctttcagtAAACAAAAGTGCACATTCAGAAATCTGGGCAGGTCCTATCAGAAGCTGCTCCCACCCCACAGGCCCCAGGGAGAGTGGCTGGACCTCGGGAGCCAGGGCATCTGCACCTACAGGCTCTGCCCTCAGTCCAGCTGCTGCAGCACGATGGAGACTGGATGTGCCCCTCAAGTCAGGGACAACGTGGGGGACAGGCTGGGAGAGGACCAGGGTGCAGGGATGgaccaggaaaggaaaagaagaaaatgtctcTTCTCCTAGAAAGTTACAGGAGAGCAGCCCATCTGGGGCTTGAAGGCGGGGAAGTGGCTTCAGACACCAACATACCCCTATCAGCATTTGAAGAAATGACTGGGATACTGGACCTGTTTCGGCTGAGAAGGACCTACAGAGACCCAGATAAATCCCCATCTGAGGAGGCACAGAAGTTGGTAGGGATTCTCTTCTGAAGGCTGACATATCATTACAAGTAAGGTTTTCTAATGTGGACATCAGGGCCACTGTGGGATTCACCTGTTCAGAAATATACAAGGCTGGACACTATCTAGGGGCAGAGACTAGACTAGAGGACCCTTTAAGTTTCTCTTCTACTCTTGAATCCTCCAGACCTAAGCCCTCCAATCACAGCTCACCTGAGAGGAAGGGGCTGCAGAAAATGTCCTTGTTTTGCAAAAAAGGAAACAGGGCCAAAGAGagagaggtcacacagctaacgTCCTCCTCACAAAGAGGCCTCTCCAGCTCCAGCTGGGTCCTACATTCCCCGCAACTGAGGGATGAACCTAGAGCCTGGACCCAAGGCCTCTGCAGCTACTCAGAATAGGTGGGAGGGGGCTAGCTTTGAGGCTGCCTTAGCCATGAGGCTCTTTGCCTGGAAATAGTTGGAGATGGGAGCTGCAGGGGGCTCAGCTGTGCTCTATTCAGAAGTCAGGAATGTAAACTACTGGGGATGGGTAACAGAGATGATGTCATTCCCAGAAACCCCAAGTGTCACCCCCAAAGCCCTGGGGCAGTTTGGAACACCCACACAAACACATAGGTCCCAGCGCGTgtgctcccagccccagcccagcggCCAGGCCAGATAGCCAGGTGGTAGCCCTGGATGGCACCTGGCACCACTGGCCAGAGCAGAGTAGGAAGGACACCAGGAGTCTCTTCAGGTCATGGCCAAACCCTGACATGCCCGATGGCCCTCCTGCAGCCATTGCTGTAGAAGCAGAAGCACATTTCTCAGCAGGGTCGGGCCTTGATGGACTTGACGGATGGCCAGGAGGGATGGTGCCTCTGGCCCAGCAGGCCCTAGGGTGCACTTCTCCTGTAGAGGGTCACCAGCTCCTTCCGCTTCTCCCTTAGCCCAGGTGCTTCCTGGTTCCGCTCTCCCGAATCTCTCATTTCCTGCAGGACCTGGGTGGCCTGCCTCAGCTGCTCCACAGCCTGGCTGAGCAATGTTTCGGCGCTAACAGGGACTGGCTCACTGCCCAGCACCTTGTTTAACAGTTTCTCTGTCTGTTCCGAGGCCACCTTCACCTCCAGCTGGGCCCGATATAGCCGTTCCCTGGGCTGCAAAGGACGCCGCGGGCCTTCCCCAAGCAAGTCCCCAAGGGAGGAACAGCGGGGATGGAACTGAGGTTGCAGGTCCCAGGGGGGCAGTGCTGTGGATGTTGTTGCATCCTTTGGGGGAGTTCCTGGGGTGCCCTCAGCCTGGGAGGGCTTGGCAGGTTCAGGACTGTCATCCATGCCATTCACTGAGACCTGCGCTGTGCCTGGAGCAGGTGGCCCAGAAGCCTGCATCTCACCCATGCAGGCTTTCAGTTTCTCCGATAAGATCTTGGGTGGGGGTGTAGGGGGCTTCCCACCCTCCCTGGGGGCAGCCTCAGAAGTCTCTGAACAGGGTGCCTGGGACGGTTCTGCACTCTCTGCAGCAGGGGGCTCCTGGGAGCTGGGGTTCTC
Encoded proteins:
- the PLEKHO2 gene encoding pleckstrin homology domain-containing family O member 2 isoform X2 yields the protein MEEEGVKEAGEKPRGAQTVDKAGWIKKSSGGLLGFWKDRYLLLCQAQLLVYENEDDQKCVETVELGSYEKCQDLRALLKRKHRFILLRSPGNKVASAASDGLLRLDLDVLDSGPQVFAPSNDVSEAQPRETPRPLMPPTKPFLAPETTSPGDRVDTPVGERAPTPVSASSEVSPESQEDSETPAEEDSGSEQPPNSVLPDKLKVSWENPSSQEPPAAESAEPSQAPCSETSEAAPREGGKPPTPPPKILSEKLKACMGEMQASGPPAPGTAQVSVNGMDDSPEPAKPSQAEGTPGTPPKDATTSTALPPWDLQPQFHPRCSSLGDLLGEGPRRPLQPRERLYRAQLEVKVASEQTEKLLNKVLGSEPVPVSAETLLSQAVEQLRQATQVLQEMRDSGERNQEAPGLREKRKELVTLYRRSAP